The Borrelia sp. HM sequence CGTATTGTAGCTTTTGTATCATTTTTGATACTCTCTTCACAAACCTCATTTCCACACCATGAAGAGAGAACAAATCCTAAATTCTCATTAATATAAGTCTTAAAAATATCATAATCATTCTTTTTAAATCCAATAATTTCTTTGGTATGCAAATTTCTAAACTCTAATGCTCTTTTAAATAATTCAGATTGAATATCTTCAAGTTCACATTTCATTTTTAATGCCAACTCTTTAATTGATACTTGATACTTAGCATTTTTATCTTTATCTCTTCTTGCAACAGTAACACAATCCATGAGAATATCATTAGATCCTATCTCAATTCGCATTGGAATTCCTTTAAGCTCTGCATCAGCAAATCTAAATCCAGGAGAATTCTTAACATCTCTATCAATATCAACTCTAAATCCCTCTTTATTTAAAAGATTAAAAACAGTAGTTGAATATTCAAGAATCCTTTTATTTAGCTCATCATCTATTTTAAAAATAGGAACAATAATAATTTCAACCGGTGCTATTTTTGGTGGCAATATCAAGCCCTTATTGTCAGAATGAACCATAATTAATGCCCCAATTAACCTAGTTGAAATTCCCCAACTAGTAGCAAAAACATAGTCCATTTCACCTTTATTATTCTGAAATTTAACATCAAAAGCCTCTGCAAAATTTGAGCCCAAATAATGAGATGTTCCTGCTTGCAAAGCTTTTTTATCCTGCATTAATGCTTCAAGTGTATAAGTAGACACAGCACCTGCAAATTTTTCTCGTTCTGTCTTTTTACCACAAAATACAGGAATAGCTAAATAGTCCTCAATAAACCTTTTATAAATATTTAAAATAAATAAAGTCTCCTCTTGAGCTTCCTTTTCAGTTTCATGTGCAGTATGCCCCTCCTGCCATAAAAACTCAGTGGTACGTAAAAATGGCTTTGTTCTTTTTTCCCAACGAATAATATTTGCCCATTGATTTATCTTAATAGGCAAATCTCTATAAGATTTAACCCATCTACTATACATATTCCAAATAATTGTCTCAGAAGTAGGCCTTAAAACTAAAGGTTCTGATAACTCTTCCCCACCAGCAGTTGTTACAACAGCAACTTCTGGTGAGAATCCTTTGACATGCTCTTTTTCTCTTTCAAAAAATTCATAAGGAATAAGCAATGGAAAATATGCATTCTTATGTCCCGTTTTTTGAAAACTATCATTAAGTATGATTTGAATTCTCTCCCAAATAGCATATCCATAAGGCATAATTACCATGCAACCTTTAACAGGAGCATAATCAACAAGTTTTGCTTTGTGTACTATATCTAAATACCACTTAGAAAACTCTTCTTCTTTTGAAGCAATAAAATTACCCATAAACCTCACCTTTTTTGAAAAATTTCAGCAATCTTAACCATCAAAAAACAAAAATAGATAAAAGAAAAAAATAACCTAACAACTGATTGAAAAGCAAAATACATAATTAAATTTATATTTATATTAAAAATATGTCAAATATATTTTGATATATAAATCTTTGCTCTAATATTTATTTTTGTAAGACGAAAAAGTATGCTTGTAATTTACAATAAATTTTTGAAACAAATATGTAGAAGAATACATATAACAGCAACCACAATCTCATGGCAAAGATTAAAAAAAAATTCATGCCAAAAACTTAGACTAAAACATATCCACAAGAATATCAAAAGGAACTTCTTATCTACTAGTTTGAAAAAATCAGGTGTATATTTTACCAATACTAATCATGTATTAATTTATGACATCGCTTCGCAAGTCAACCAAAATTTGACATTGATTCATAAACTACAAAAAAACAAACTCAAGTTTTATAACTCAAAATTGCCAAAAACGTATTGATATGAACCAAATTTTAATATTAAAAGCATATAAAACAAATATATTTATTTATATTTATTGACTATGAAAAACTACTTCATGGCACATGTTTTACAAAACATATTTTTAGGAATTATATATCATCTAATCAAACACAAGAGTTTAAAGGAGGTTTTATGAAAATATTATTAAAATTGATTATGATTGTATTATTAGCAAGTCTATCTTTTGCATCACAAATCGATCCATCAGCTCTTAATAAAATACTAAATGAAAAACAAAATCTAAATAGGTTTGGAATAGGTTTTGGAATTGGAAGTCCTCTAATTAATGTTATCATTAGTGTTCCATACGTAGAAATCGAACTTGGATATGGGGGTTTTAGTGGACTAAATCCTAATAATTTCATACCCT is a genomic window containing:
- the proS gene encoding proline--tRNA ligase, coding for MGNFIASKEEEFSKWYLDIVHKAKLVDYAPVKGCMVIMPYGYAIWERIQIILNDSFQKTGHKNAYFPLLIPYEFFEREKEHVKGFSPEVAVVTTAGGEELSEPLVLRPTSETIIWNMYSRWVKSYRDLPIKINQWANIIRWEKRTKPFLRTTEFLWQEGHTAHETEKEAQEETLFILNIYKRFIEDYLAIPVFCGKKTEREKFAGAVSTYTLEALMQDKKALQAGTSHYLGSNFAEAFDVKFQNNKGEMDYVFATSWGISTRLIGALIMVHSDNKGLILPPKIAPVEIIIVPIFKIDDELNKRILEYSTTVFNLLNKEGFRVDIDRDVKNSPGFRFADAELKGIPMRIEIGSNDILMDCVTVARRDKDKNAKYQVSIKELALKMKCELEDIQSELFKRALEFRNLHTKEIIGFKKNDYDIFKTYINENLGFVLSSWCGNEVCEESIKNDTKATIRCIPEDFQNRPLDNLTCIYCNTVAQHLVLFARSY